In Gimesia panareensis, the genomic window CTTCCAGCGTCATTTTGATGTATTCCGCTTCCATGACATTCGTCGTTGAATACACTGTTTCCAGACTATCGCTCATCGTTTTGTTTCCTTTGACAAACCGTCCATGGGGAGCGAACCCGGCATGGAGCGCATCACAGTCAGTCAGATCACGGTCTCGTACCCTGTCAGGCTAACCCGAAACCGATTTGACATCAATATTAATTCACTCCGCGCGAACCTGAGAAATGCTGTCTTTTCGCTGGCAATCCGGTCCCCTTCCAATTGAATCTCATCACCGGGGATTGCTATCCTTTAAAAATACGCTCATTTCTTACGTTTGACTCCAGGGGACGCGATGCGAATGAACTACCCACAACGCTCAATTTTCTCTCTCCCAATCCTGATCCCTCTACTGGCCGCACTGTGCCTGGCCCCTCGACTCTCGCTCGCTGCCCCGCCTGAACGGAAACCCATCGTCCTGACCGATCGGGCGCGTCAGTTGCACCAGCAATGCCTGGTCATCGATGGGCACAACGATCTTCCCTGGACCATGAAAGAAAAAGCCGCTTCTTCCTTCAAACAGGCGGACATCGCGAAACCGCAACCGCAGTTCCATACCGATATCCCCCGATTGCGGCAGGGAAATGTAGGCGCCCAGTTCTGGTCTGCCTATGTGCCTGCTGAAACGCGACAGGAACGCCGGGCCGCACATTATACGCTGGAGCAGATCGATTTAATCCACCGCATGGTCAAGCGCTACCCGGAAACGTTCGAGATGGCTTCCACCGCCGATGACATTGAACGCATCCACAAAGCGGGCAAGATCGCTTCCATGATCGGCGTGGAAGGTGGACATTCCATGGAAAATTCGCTCTCGCTGCTGCGGGTCTTCTACGGACTGGGTGTGCGTTACATGACGCTGACCCACTCCGACTCTCTCGACTGGGCTGATTCCGCCACGGATACCGCTCAGAACCATGGCCTGTCTCCGTTCGGTGAAGAGGTGGTCCGCACCATGAACGAGCTGGGCATGCTGGTCGATATTTCTCACGTCTCGCCGGAAACCATGGAAGACGTGCTGAGAGTCAGCCAGGCGCCCATCATTGCCTCGCATTCATCGGCCCGGGCGGTCGCTGATCATGTCCGCAATGTCCCGGATGACATCCTGGTCAAAATCAAACAGAACGGCGGTGTCGTCATGGTGAACTATTTCTCCGGCTTCGTCGTTCCCGAGTCTGCAAAACAGATGACTGAAATGTTCAATGTCCGACGAGAACTGAAAGCGAAGTACCCCAAAGAGTCGGATTTCAACCGGGAATACAACCGCTGGCAAAGCAGCCACAAGCTGAAGCCCGGCACGATTCATGATGTGGTCGACCACATTGACCATATCGTGAAAGTGGCGGGAGTGGAACATGTCGGCATCGGTTCCGACTTCGACGGGGTCTCCACTCTGCCGAGTCAACTCGAAGATGTCTCGACCTACCCGTTGATCACCCAGGCTCTGCTCGATCGCGGCTACACGGATCAGCAGATTAAACAGATCATGGGACAGAATCTGCTGCGGGTCATGCGGGAAGCCGAACTGGTCGCCAAACGCCTGCAACAACAGACGGAAGAATGAAATTCAGCTTCCCGGAATGCGAACTGACTCTCTATTGAGGTCCGAATTGCCTCAGTGCCTCTATTTCGACGCAGGCAGTTTCGGCAGCACGGGCTTGGGAGCTACCAGTTCAGGCTGTTCCACCGGGGGTGGGGCCGGCAGCTTCACCTGTGCTGGCTGCTCCTTTTCTGGTTGCTCCTTCTCGGCCATCTGTTTGACATGCTTTTCAAGCGCCTGTTGATGCTGAACCTCTTTGAGGTAATCCTTAAGCAGACGATAGGTATTCTGAAACTCCTGTCGATCCGTAATCATGTGATACTTCGAATCCACCTGAACCTGCTGATAGTTGGCAATCACTGCTTCCAGTTCAGCCGGATCGGGAGGTGTCGACTTTGCTGCCAGATCAGCGGGAAGTTCCAGATAATCTTTCCAGGCCGGATCGACAATGTCATCCAGTGCCTGGTGCGCCCCCAGCAGCTGATATTTCAGTTCATCATTCTGCAGTTCCTGCTGTGCCAGTTTGGCGACATCCTGGTCGATGCGAACCATATCCCAGACTTCGGAAACACCATCATTGAAATAGAGCACCACGGTCGATTTGTCTTTGGTCAGGCTGTCCAGACCGGTTTCCATTGTCACCGCATCCTCTTCGCCCACCTTCCAGACCACACGCTGTTTCGTTTCATCAATGGCCCCCTGTAACGGCAGGGTAATATTTCCTTCTTTATTGAAATAGGTACCGGCCACAGCACCATTCTTACTGACCGCCAGTTGTACGGTGACGTTCACATCTTTGGTCCCCTGGGGAACAATCGCGAACAGCCCGACCGGCATCCAGTCTGCTGACTGATCAGGAGGAGTGACACTGTCGGCAATCTGATTCGCCTGTGAGGCGTAATCCGAAACCGGCGCAATCTGGGCTCCATTGTTGCAGACGTACCCGTTGCTGATGGAGTAGTTATAAACAACTGGCGTCAGGCTGTTATAGCCGATCCATGAAGCCAGACCTCCATATGTTGCCCAGACCCAGGGACGATAGCCATATCTGCGGTAATGGTAGTAAGGATAGTAACCATAGCCTCGGCCGTAGTAGCCATATCCCGCTCCGTAACCGAATCCGATCCCGAAACCGTATCCGGTTCGATAACCGGACCAGTAACCAGGATTGTAGTAATACGATCTGCCGGCATAGCGTTGATAATTGTTGCCGCGCGCATAATTTCGCCCCGATCTCAAACCGGGACTGTTATGGCCGGCATGATGCTGTCCCCCGGAGCGTAATCCCGGGTTACGATGCTGGTGCGAACTTCCGAAACCGGACTGGATTCCACCCATCCGACCGCCGGTTGATCCTCTGAAATGCTGACTGGTAATGCCATGCTGACTTCCGCCCGACCTGAATCCGGTGATACCGCTTCCATGTCGTGACCCGAAATTCTGGTTGAACGAACGGCTGTTGCCCAATGACCGGGAACCGGAGTGACTGCGATTACCGGAATGCAGACCAGGATTTCCTGACAGACTTCGCTGACCTTGTGAAAATGAATGAAAGGAAGGTGAATGCCGCGAGGAATTAAGCGAACTGCCGGGAGAAAAATGCGTTGAGTGACCGGGTCTCATCGTGGTATGAGAAGAGCGCCCTGACGAACGTCCTAATGACTGGCTGAAAGATCTTGAGGGAGCACTGTGCCGAATGCTGCCGCCTGAGCTCCGGTGTGAAAAGGAGCGGCTCGGAGAAGACATCGAGTGAGAAAAACTCCCCCGGTGGCTTCCGCCCCCAGAAAATCCGCCGCGCGACATACCACCATGATGGCTGCCGCCACCGGAAAACCCGCCATGATGACCACCACCGCCGTGGTGACCGCCGCCATGTCCGCCCCGTTGCGCGAAACTGTTGACTTCGCTGACACACAAGACTGTCAGCAGTGCCAACATAAAGATGGAAAACTTTTTCATTAGAATCACCCGTTCGATCATGAAGGTGATAAACCCCATGTATCGTCCTGATAGAATATCTATGCGAATCAGCCAGCAGGCTTCTTGCCCGTCTGCCAGGCTCAATTAAGCATAAAGAAATCGATTGACTGACATGGCAGCCAGGTACGCGGCCAGTCTGAAGACGGACTCACTCCTTATAACTGTCCTCGTCATTGATCTCTGACTGAATCGGGTGGGGTAGGAAGCAGAGACAAATCAAGATAGAGGCGTAGACAGCACAAACTATTGTTTTCGACTGACTCAGCGAGTTGCATCCTGCATGAATGCTGCCGAATCTTTTTGGCCCTCTCTTCCATCACAATAGGTTTATGAAATGAAAAAGTCAATCTTTACTCTTTCTGTGCAATCTGAGGGCCATACATCAACACACAAACATATCAATGAAAATTGCTTCATTCGTGGTGTTTCCGAGGGACTCAGATAGCAGATTTCCACGTTTTTGAAAAATTCACCATTTCTTCGGAATAAAAGGGAATCAGCCGGACTCTTAAAGGGCGAAAGGCAGGTTCGGCTCGTGTTCTACGGGCCAGCCTCTTAACCGGGTTTCTTTCAAACATGGAACTGGCCCCGATTTGCAGGCTTCTCACCCTTGCAGATCCGTTATTGAATCGAGAAATGGAGAACTGAGATGAAATTACTGTCGACACTCTTTACCATGCTGGCCCTGTCACTCTTCTTCGTTGGTTGTGGCAAAACTGAAACTCCCGCTCCCAGCGAAACACCGGCTCCCGCGGAGACTCCTGAAGAAACTCCTGCTGCACCAGAAGGTGATGCCGCTAAACCTGCCGGCGATGCTGCTAAACCAGCCGGTGACGCTGCTAAACCAGCCGGTGACGCTGCCAAGCCGGAAGAAAAGAAGCCGGAAGAGAAGAAACCTGAAGAAAAGAAGCCTGAATAGTTCTGACGAACGGACTTCTTTCCAAAGCGAACGTCTCGAAAACTCTCCTGATCATCTCAGGAGAGTTTTTTTATTTCCAACACTCGATAAGCCTAGTTAGCTGCGTTACCAGAGAGAATCCGGGCAGCCGTCAGCGTATTCTTTAAGAGCATGGCGATTGTCATCGGTCCCACTCCTCCCGGAACCGGGGTAATTGCGGAGGCGACTTCTTTGACGCCTTCGAACTCGACATCGCCGACCAGTTTATCTCCCACCCGATTGATGCCCACATCAATCACTATGGCGCCTGGCTTGACCATGTCTGCGGTCACAAATTCCGGCTGACCAATGGCGGCGATGATGATGTCTGCCGATCTGACGATCTCTTTCAGATTCTGAGTGCGGCTGTGGCAGATGGTTACAGTCGCGTCTGCTCCCGCGCCGCGCTGGATCAGCAGCATTGCCATCGGCTTCCCGACAATTTCACTTCGCCCCAAAATCACGGCATGCTTACCCGCGGTCTCCATCTGCGTGGAGAGAATCATCTGCTGGATCCCGTAAGGCGTACAAGGCAGATAGCGGGGGCGTCCCTG contains:
- a CDS encoding dipeptidase — protein: MNYPQRSIFSLPILIPLLAALCLAPRLSLAAPPERKPIVLTDRARQLHQQCLVIDGHNDLPWTMKEKAASSFKQADIAKPQPQFHTDIPRLRQGNVGAQFWSAYVPAETRQERRAAHYTLEQIDLIHRMVKRYPETFEMASTADDIERIHKAGKIASMIGVEGGHSMENSLSLLRVFYGLGVRYMTLTHSDSLDWADSATDTAQNHGLSPFGEEVVRTMNELGMLVDISHVSPETMEDVLRVSQAPIIASHSSARAVADHVRNVPDDILVKIKQNGGVVMVNYFSGFVVPESAKQMTEMFNVRRELKAKYPKESDFNREYNRWQSSHKLKPGTIHDVVDHIDHIVKVAGVEHVGIGSDFDGVSTLPSQLEDVSTYPLITQALLDRGYTDQQIKQIMGQNLLRVMREAELVAKRLQQQTEE
- the folD gene encoding bifunctional methylenetetrahydrofolate dehydrogenase/methenyltetrahydrofolate cyclohydrolase FolD, producing MSAEIISGKTLAATFREQLAEEVAAFKAATDVVPHLTAVLVGDDPASAVYVRNKHRACEKAGIQSTLKRLPAETTQAELLALVQELNADPGVHGILVQLPLPKHINETDILDVVNPLKDVDAFHPENVGLIVQGRPRYLPCTPYGIQQMILSTQMETAGKHAVILGRSEIVGKPMAMLLIQRGAGADATVTICHSRTQNLKEIVRSADIIIAAIGQPEFVTADMVKPGAIVIDVGINRVGDKLVGDVEFEGVKEVASAITPVPGGVGPMTIAMLLKNTLTAARILSGNAAN